In Streptomyces nodosus, one DNA window encodes the following:
- a CDS encoding PaaI family thioesterase has protein sequence MGEQHTVKFPQEVLDEYAALGVDLPALFSAGHLGTRMGVQIVEASAERVVGTMPVEGNTQPYGLLHGGASAVLAETLGSIGAMLHGGSSKIAVGVDLNCTHHRGVRSGLVTGVATPVHRGRSTATYEIVISDEEGKRVCSARLTCLLREANSGN, from the coding sequence ATGGGCGAACAGCACACCGTGAAGTTCCCTCAGGAAGTCCTCGACGAGTACGCCGCACTCGGCGTCGATCTGCCCGCCCTCTTCTCCGCCGGGCACCTCGGCACCCGCATGGGCGTCCAGATCGTCGAGGCCTCCGCGGAGCGGGTCGTGGGCACCATGCCGGTGGAGGGCAACACCCAGCCGTACGGGCTGCTGCACGGCGGCGCCTCCGCTGTCCTCGCCGAGACCCTCGGCTCCATCGGCGCCATGCTGCACGGCGGAAGCTCCAAGATCGCGGTGGGTGTCGACCTCAACTGCACCCACCACCGCGGGGTGCGCTCCGGTCTGGTCACCGGCGTCGCCACCCCCGTCCACCGGGGCCGTTCGACCGCGACCTACGAGATCGTGATCAGCGACGAGGAGGGCAAGCGGGTGTGCAGCGCCCGCCTGACCTGCCTGCTGCGCGAGGCGAACTCCGGCAACTAG
- a CDS encoding branched-chain amino acid ABC transporter permease → MNELPQQLVNGLLLGSMYGLVAIGYTMVYGIVQLINFAHGEIFMTGAFGALSVYLWVLPNGTSMWVALPLMLVGAIIVAVLVAVGAERFAYRPLRGAPRLAPLITAIGLSLALQQAVWAWYPGAKDALTFPQIAGGPFEIGGVTIQTGDIFLLVAAPLSMAVLGYFVMKTRTGRGMQATAQDPDTARLMGINTDRIIVVAFALGAAFAAVGGVAYGLKYGQIDFRMGFLLGLKAFTAAVLGGIGNIYGAMIGGVVLGVAETLATAYIADIPGMEKFGSNTWADVWAFVLLILVLLFRPQGLLGERVADRA, encoded by the coding sequence GTGAACGAACTGCCGCAGCAGCTGGTCAACGGCCTGCTACTGGGATCCATGTACGGGCTGGTCGCCATCGGCTACACGATGGTCTATGGCATCGTCCAGCTCATCAACTTCGCCCATGGCGAGATCTTCATGACGGGAGCCTTCGGCGCGCTCTCCGTGTATCTGTGGGTACTGCCCAACGGCACATCGATGTGGGTCGCCCTGCCGCTGATGCTGGTGGGCGCCATCATCGTCGCCGTCCTCGTCGCGGTCGGAGCGGAACGATTCGCCTACCGGCCACTGCGCGGCGCGCCACGCCTGGCACCCCTGATCACCGCCATCGGCCTCTCCCTCGCCCTGCAGCAGGCGGTGTGGGCCTGGTACCCGGGCGCCAAGGATGCCCTCACCTTCCCGCAGATCGCCGGAGGCCCCTTCGAGATCGGCGGCGTCACCATCCAGACCGGCGACATCTTCCTGCTCGTCGCCGCGCCGCTCAGCATGGCCGTCCTCGGCTACTTCGTCATGAAGACCCGCACCGGACGCGGCATGCAGGCCACCGCCCAGGACCCCGACACCGCCCGGCTCATGGGCATCAACACCGACCGCATCATCGTGGTCGCCTTCGCCCTCGGCGCCGCCTTCGCCGCCGTCGGAGGCGTCGCCTACGGCCTCAAGTACGGCCAGATCGACTTCCGCATGGGCTTCCTCCTCGGACTCAAGGCCTTCACCGCGGCCGTCCTCGGCGGCATCGGCAACATCTACGGCGCCATGATCGGCGGCGTCGTCCTCGGCGTCGCCGAGACCCTCGCCACCGCCTACATCGCCGACATCCCCGGCATGGAGAAGTTCGGCAGCAACACCTGGGCAGACGTCTGGGCGTTCGTTCTCCTCATCCTCGTGCTCCTCTTCCGGCCCCAGGGCCTGCTCGGCGAGCGCGTCGCGGACAGGGCGTGA
- the polA gene encoding DNA polymerase I has translation MADSASKKTEKTSAGRPRLMLMDGHSLAYRAFFALPAENFTTATGQPTNAIYGFASMLANTLRDEAPTHFAVAFDVSRKTWRSEEFTEYKANRSKTPDEFKGQVELIGELLDAMHARRFAVEGFEADDIIATLATQAEAEGFEVLIVTGDRDSFQLVTEHTTVLYPTKGVSELTRFTPEKVVEKYGLTPAQYPDFAALRGDPSDNLPGIPGVGEKTAAKWINQFGSFAELVERVEEVKGKAGQNLRDHLESVKLNRRLTELERQVELERTVADLERAPYDRTSVTMILDTLEIRNPSLRERLFAVDPGAEEAEGTPVVADGVELDGAVLGAGELKPWLAEHGGQVLGLATVDSWGLGAGAVAEVALATADGPAAWFDPAQLDEADEKAFAAWLADPARPKVLHNAKGAMRVFPEHGWSVEGVAMDTALAAYLVKPGRRSFALDALSLEYLGRELAPAATADGQLAFGTDDDAEADALMIQARTILDLGQAFEERLGEVGAADLLRDMELPVSVLLARMERHGIAADRAHLEAMEQMFAGAVQQAVKEAHEAAGHEFNLGSPKQLQEVLFGELGLPRTKKTKTGYTTDADALAWLATQTDNELPVIMLRHREQAKLRVTVEGLMKTVAADGRIHTTFNQTVAATGRLSSTDPNLQNIPVRTDEGRAIRRGFVVGEGFESLMTADYSQIELRVMAHLSEDEGLIRAFTSGEDLHTTVASQVFGVARDAVDAEMRRKIKAMSYGLAYGLSAFGLSQQLNIEAAEARALMDTYFERFGGVRDYLRRVVDEARATGYTETLFGRRRYLPDLNSDNRQRREMAERMALNAPIQGTAADIVKIAMLNVDRALGEAGLTSRMLLQVHDEIVLEIAPGEREKTEELVRREMAGAVRLKAPLDVSVGVGGDWESAAH, from the coding sequence GTGGCAGATTCAGCATCGAAGAAGACCGAGAAGACCTCCGCAGGCCGCCCGCGGCTGATGCTCATGGACGGGCACTCGCTGGCCTACCGCGCGTTCTTCGCGCTGCCCGCGGAGAACTTCACGACCGCGACGGGCCAGCCGACGAACGCGATCTACGGCTTTGCGTCGATGCTGGCGAACACGCTGCGTGACGAGGCGCCCACGCACTTCGCGGTGGCGTTCGACGTGTCCCGCAAGACCTGGCGCTCCGAGGAGTTCACGGAGTACAAGGCGAACCGTTCGAAGACCCCGGACGAGTTCAAGGGTCAGGTCGAGCTGATCGGCGAGCTGCTGGACGCGATGCACGCCCGGCGTTTCGCGGTCGAGGGGTTCGAGGCGGACGACATCATCGCCACGCTCGCCACCCAGGCCGAGGCCGAGGGCTTCGAGGTGCTGATCGTCACCGGCGACCGTGACTCCTTCCAGCTGGTCACCGAGCACACCACGGTGCTGTACCCGACGAAGGGCGTCTCGGAGCTGACCCGGTTCACCCCGGAGAAGGTCGTCGAGAAGTACGGGCTGACGCCGGCGCAGTACCCGGACTTCGCGGCGCTGCGCGGCGACCCGTCGGACAATCTGCCCGGCATCCCGGGTGTCGGCGAGAAGACCGCCGCGAAGTGGATCAACCAGTTCGGTTCGTTCGCGGAGTTGGTCGAGCGGGTCGAGGAGGTCAAGGGCAAGGCCGGGCAGAATCTGCGCGACCATCTGGAGTCGGTGAAGCTCAACCGCCGGCTCACGGAGCTGGAGCGGCAGGTGGAGCTGGAGCGGACCGTCGCCGACCTGGAGCGCGCCCCGTACGACCGCACCTCCGTCACCATGATCCTGGACACCCTGGAGATCAGGAACCCCTCGCTGCGGGAGCGGCTCTTCGCCGTGGACCCGGGGGCGGAGGAGGCCGAGGGGACCCCGGTCGTGGCGGACGGCGTGGAGCTGGACGGCGCGGTGCTGGGCGCGGGGGAGCTGAAGCCGTGGCTCGCCGAGCACGGCGGGCAGGTCCTCGGCCTGGCCACGGTCGACTCCTGGGGGCTGGGTGCGGGCGCGGTGGCCGAGGTGGCGCTGGCCACGGCCGACGGCCCGGCGGCCTGGTTCGATCCGGCACAGCTGGACGAGGCGGACGAGAAGGCGTTCGCGGCCTGGCTCGCCGACCCGGCGAGGCCCAAGGTGCTGCACAACGCCAAGGGCGCGATGCGGGTCTTCCCCGAGCACGGCTGGTCCGTGGAGGGCGTGGCCATGGACACCGCCCTCGCCGCGTATCTGGTGAAGCCGGGCCGCCGCAGTTTCGCCCTGGACGCGCTGTCGCTGGAGTATCTGGGCCGGGAGCTGGCGCCGGCGGCCACCGCCGACGGGCAGCTCGCCTTCGGCACGGACGACGATGCCGAGGCCGACGCCCTGATGATCCAGGCCCGCACGATCCTCGATCTCGGCCAGGCGTTCGAGGAGAGGCTGGGGGAGGTCGGCGCGGCGGATCTGCTGCGGGACATGGAGCTGCCCGTCTCCGTGCTGCTGGCCCGGATGGAGCGCCATGGCATCGCCGCGGACCGGGCCCATCTGGAGGCCATGGAGCAGATGTTCGCGGGCGCCGTCCAGCAGGCGGTGAAGGAGGCGCACGAGGCGGCGGGGCACGAGTTCAACCTGGGCTCGCCCAAGCAGCTCCAGGAGGTGCTGTTCGGCGAGCTGGGTCTGCCGAGGACGAAGAAGACCAAGACGGGTTACACCACGGACGCGGACGCGCTGGCGTGGCTGGCGACCCAGACCGACAACGAGCTGCCGGTGATCATGCTGCGTCACCGTGAGCAGGCGAAGCTGCGGGTGACCGTCGAGGGCCTGATGAAGACGGTCGCGGCGGACGGCCGGATCCACACCACGTTCAACCAGACGGTCGCGGCGACCGGCCGGCTGTCCTCGACCGACCCGAATCTGCAGAACATCCCGGTGCGCACGGACGAGGGCAGGGCGATCCGCCGCGGCTTCGTGGTCGGCGAGGGCTTCGAGTCCCTGATGACGGCGGACTACAGCCAGATCGAACTGCGGGTGATGGCCCATCTGTCGGAGGACGAGGGCCTGATCCGGGCGTTCACCTCCGGCGAGGACCTGCACACCACCGTCGCCTCCCAGGTGTTCGGTGTCGCCCGCGACGCGGTGGACGCGGAGATGCGCCGCAAGATCAAGGCGATGTCGTACGGACTGGCCTACGGTCTGTCGGCGTTCGGCCTGTCCCAGCAGCTGAACATCGAGGCCGCGGAGGCGCGAGCCCTGATGGACACCTACTTCGAGCGGTTCGGCGGGGTGCGGGACTATCTGCGCCGCGTGGTGGACGAGGCGCGCGCCACCGGTTACACCGAGACCCTCTTCGGCCGCCGCCGCTATCTCCCCGACCTGAACAGCGACAACCGTCAGCGCCGGGAGATGGCGGAGCGCATGGCGCTGAACGCCCCGATCCAGGGCACGGCCGCGGACATCGTCAAGATCGCCATGCTGAATGTGGACCGGGCGCTGGGCGAGGCCGGTCTCACCTCCCGGATGCTGCTCCAGGTCCATGACGAAATCGTGCTGGAGATCGCCCCGGGCGAGCGGGAGAAGACGGAGGAGCTGGTCCGCCGCGAGATGGCGGGAGCGGTGCGGTTGAAGGCGCCCCTGGATGTGTCGGTGGGCGTCGGCGGGGACTGGGAGTCGGCGGCCCACTGA
- a CDS encoding FdhF/YdeP family oxidoreductase yields the protein MASKPPKGDPVQDAPRVTEPKHAAAGLPAIGHTLRIAQQQMGVRRTALTLLRVNQKDGFDCPGCAWPEGDHRHTAEFCENGAKAVAEEATRRRVTPEFFAAHPVADLAERSGYWLGQQGRLTHPMYLPEGAEHYEPVGWERAFDIIAEEMTALASPDEAVFYTSGRTSNEAAFLYQLFARELGTNNLPDCSNLCHESSGSALTETIGIGKGSVLLEDLYQADLIIVAGQNPGTNHPRMLSALEKAKAGGAKIISVNPLPEAGLERFKNPQTPQGMLKGAALTDLFLQIRIGGDQALFRLLNKLVLETEGAVDEEFVREHTHGFEEFAETARAADWHETLTATGLTREKIDEALRMVLASRRTIVCWAMGLTQHKHSVPTIREIVNFLLLRGNIGRPGAGVCPVRGHSNVQGDRTMGIFERPAPAFLDALEKEFGFAPPREHGYDVVRAIRALRDGEAKVFFAMGGNFVSASPDTEVTEAAMRRARLTVHVSTKLNRSHTVTGARALILPTLGRTERDLQDGGEQFVTVEDSMGMVHASRGRLEPASPQLLSEPSIVCRLARRVLGTDSRVPWEEFERDYSAVRERIARVIPGFEDFNRRVARPGGFALPHAPRDERRFPTATGKANFTAAPVEYPELPEGRLLLQTLRSHDQYNTTIYGLDDRYRGIRNGRRVVLVNPEDARALGVADGSHVDLVGEWKDGVERRAPGFRVVHYPTARGCAAAYYPETNVLVPLDATADTSNTPASKSVVVRLEQSTTD from the coding sequence ATGGCCAGCAAACCGCCCAAGGGTGACCCGGTCCAGGACGCGCCGCGGGTCACCGAGCCGAAGCACGCGGCGGCGGGGCTGCCGGCCATCGGACACACCCTGCGGATCGCCCAGCAGCAGATGGGCGTGCGCCGCACCGCGCTCACCCTGCTGCGCGTCAACCAGAAGGACGGCTTCGACTGCCCGGGCTGCGCCTGGCCCGAGGGCGACCACCGGCACACCGCGGAGTTCTGCGAGAACGGCGCCAAGGCGGTCGCCGAGGAGGCCACCCGGCGCCGGGTCACCCCGGAGTTCTTCGCCGCCCACCCCGTCGCCGACCTCGCCGAGCGCAGCGGCTACTGGCTGGGGCAGCAGGGGCGGCTGACGCACCCCATGTATCTCCCCGAGGGTGCGGAACACTACGAGCCGGTCGGCTGGGAGCGCGCCTTCGACATCATCGCCGAGGAGATGACCGCGCTCGCCTCCCCCGACGAGGCCGTCTTCTACACCTCGGGCCGCACCAGCAACGAGGCCGCGTTCCTCTACCAGCTCTTCGCCCGCGAGCTGGGCACCAACAACCTGCCCGACTGCTCGAACCTGTGCCATGAGTCCTCCGGCTCCGCCCTCACCGAGACCATCGGCATCGGCAAGGGCAGCGTCCTGCTGGAGGACCTCTACCAGGCGGACCTGATCATCGTCGCCGGGCAGAACCCGGGCACCAACCACCCGCGCATGCTCTCCGCCCTGGAGAAGGCCAAGGCGGGCGGCGCGAAGATCATCAGTGTCAATCCGCTGCCCGAGGCGGGCCTGGAGCGCTTCAAGAACCCGCAGACCCCCCAGGGCATGCTCAAGGGCGCCGCCCTGACCGATCTGTTCCTGCAGATCCGCATCGGCGGCGACCAGGCACTTTTCCGCCTCCTCAACAAGCTGGTCCTGGAGACCGAGGGCGCGGTCGACGAGGAGTTCGTCCGCGAACACACCCATGGCTTCGAGGAGTTCGCCGAGACCGCCCGCGCCGCCGACTGGCACGAGACCCTCACGGCGACCGGCCTCACCCGCGAGAAGATCGACGAGGCCCTGCGGATGGTTCTCGCCTCCCGGCGCACCATCGTCTGCTGGGCCATGGGCCTCACCCAGCACAAGCACTCCGTCCCCACCATCCGCGAGATCGTCAACTTCCTGCTGCTGCGCGGCAACATCGGCCGGCCCGGCGCGGGCGTCTGCCCGGTGCGCGGCCACTCCAATGTGCAGGGCGACCGCACCATGGGCATCTTCGAACGCCCCGCGCCCGCCTTCCTGGACGCCCTGGAGAAGGAGTTCGGCTTCGCCCCGCCGCGCGAGCACGGCTATGACGTCGTACGGGCCATCCGCGCCCTGCGCGACGGCGAGGCGAAGGTCTTCTTCGCGATGGGCGGCAACTTCGTCTCCGCCTCCCCCGACACCGAGGTCACCGAGGCCGCGATGCGCCGCGCCCGGCTCACCGTGCATGTGTCGACCAAGCTGAACCGCTCGCACACCGTCACCGGCGCCCGCGCCCTGATCCTGCCCACCCTCGGCCGCACCGAGCGCGATCTGCAGGACGGCGGCGAACAGTTCGTGACCGTCGAGGACTCCATGGGCATGGTGCACGCCTCCCGCGGCCGGCTGGAGCCCGCGAGCCCGCAGCTGCTGTCCGAGCCGTCCATCGTGTGCCGGCTGGCCCGCCGGGTGCTCGGCACGGACAGCCGGGTCCCCTGGGAGGAGTTCGAGCGGGACTACTCGGCCGTCCGGGAGCGCATCGCCCGCGTGATCCCCGGCTTCGAGGACTTCAACCGGCGGGTCGCCCGCCCCGGCGGCTTCGCGCTGCCCCACGCGCCCCGCGACGAGCGCCGCTTCCCCACCGCCACCGGCAAGGCCAACTTCACGGCGGCCCCCGTGGAATACCCCGAACTGCCCGAGGGGCGGCTGCTGCTGCAGACCCTGCGCTCGCACGACCAGTACAACACCACCATCTACGGCCTCGACGACCGCTACCGCGGCATCAGGAACGGCCGCCGGGTGGTGCTGGTGAACCCCGAGGACGCGCGGGCACTGGGCGTGGCCGACGGTTCCCATGTCGATCTGGTCGGCGAGTGGAAGGACGGCGTCGAGCGGCGCGCGCCCGGTTTCCGCGTGGTGCACTACCCCACCGCACGGGGCTGCGCGGCCGCCTACTACCCGGAGACCAACGTCCTGGTCCCGCTGGACGCCACCGCCGACACCAGCAACACCCCCGCCAGCAAGTCCGTCGTGGTCCGCCTGGAACAATCGACGACCGACTGA
- a CDS encoding branched-chain amino acid ABC transporter permease encodes MTTQTTAPETPSAPAADTARTGLVPMPEHIGRALATGGGVLTLAATFLAWTWTSDFPGDLTVYGYPGGLQVLVLIGAALTILLALSSYGVKGLRWLTPAGADGAIKLAALGTAGTALYAVIAISAKLGGVVNLEPGGYLVAAGSLVALTGALALPFERPEPDPIDPDDSGWEHFKHKAARLRAIVKANFATGTPRPVGTLPSYAEILIIVGVLALGLTVFTYGIGTEYDELFIGFLILAGFSFAALNKSGLIAHASQITSRHQSITTFGAFLAAAVFPFTQSDDQYATLGVYILIFATVALGLNIVVGLAGLLDLGYVAFLGVGAYAASLVSGSPNSPFHVHFPFWAALLVGAAASLVFGVLIGAPTLRLRGDYLAIVTLGFGEIFRITANNLDGTSGPDLTNGSNGVSSIPNLKILGFDFGLPHDIAGFTIGRFANYFLLMLLITAVVVLVFRRSGDSRIGRAWVAIREDETAAQAMGINGFRVKLIAFAVGACLAGLAGTVQAHVTYTVTPEQYLFASSTPPNSAFLLAAVVLGGMGTIAGPLIGASLLFLIPNKLQFLGDYQLLAFGLALVLLMRFRPEGLIPNRRRQLEFHDEADAPAVLSKTGA; translated from the coding sequence ATGACCACACAGACCACAGCACCCGAGACCCCCAGCGCCCCCGCCGCGGACACCGCACGCACCGGCCTGGTCCCGATGCCGGAACACATCGGCCGCGCCCTCGCCACCGGCGGTGGCGTCCTCACACTCGCCGCCACCTTCCTCGCCTGGACCTGGACCTCCGACTTCCCCGGCGACCTCACCGTCTACGGCTACCCAGGCGGCCTCCAGGTCCTCGTCCTCATCGGCGCCGCCCTCACCATCCTGCTGGCGCTCTCCTCCTACGGCGTCAAGGGCCTGCGCTGGCTCACCCCCGCAGGCGCCGACGGGGCCATCAAGCTCGCCGCGCTGGGCACCGCCGGCACCGCGCTGTACGCGGTCATCGCCATCAGCGCCAAACTCGGCGGCGTCGTCAACCTCGAACCCGGCGGCTACCTCGTCGCGGCCGGCAGCCTCGTCGCCCTCACCGGCGCCCTGGCCCTGCCCTTCGAACGCCCCGAGCCGGACCCGATCGACCCCGACGACAGCGGCTGGGAGCACTTCAAGCACAAGGCGGCCCGCCTCCGGGCCATCGTCAAGGCGAACTTCGCGACCGGCACCCCCCGCCCCGTGGGCACGCTGCCGTCCTACGCCGAGATCCTGATCATCGTCGGCGTCCTCGCACTGGGCCTCACCGTCTTCACCTACGGGATCGGCACCGAATACGACGAACTGTTCATCGGCTTCCTCATCCTGGCCGGTTTCAGCTTCGCCGCCCTCAACAAGTCGGGCCTCATCGCCCACGCCTCCCAGATCACCAGCCGGCACCAGAGCATCACCACCTTCGGTGCCTTCCTGGCCGCGGCCGTCTTCCCCTTCACCCAGTCCGACGACCAGTACGCCACCCTCGGCGTCTACATCCTGATCTTCGCCACCGTCGCACTCGGCCTGAACATCGTCGTCGGCCTCGCCGGCCTCCTCGACCTCGGATACGTCGCCTTCCTCGGCGTCGGCGCCTACGCCGCCTCCCTGGTCTCCGGCTCCCCCAACTCCCCCTTCCACGTGCACTTCCCGTTCTGGGCCGCCCTCCTCGTCGGCGCCGCCGCCTCACTGGTGTTCGGCGTCCTCATCGGCGCCCCGACCCTGCGGCTGCGCGGCGACTACCTCGCCATCGTCACCCTCGGCTTCGGTGAGATCTTCCGCATCACCGCCAACAACCTCGACGGCACCTCAGGACCCGACCTCACCAACGGCTCCAACGGCGTCTCCTCCATCCCCAACCTCAAGATCCTCGGCTTCGACTTCGGCCTCCCGCACGACATCGCCGGATTCACCATCGGCCGCTTCGCCAACTACTTCCTCCTGATGCTGCTGATCACCGCCGTCGTCGTGCTCGTCTTCCGGCGCAGCGGCGACTCCCGCATCGGGCGCGCCTGGGTGGCCATCCGCGAGGACGAGACCGCGGCCCAGGCCATGGGCATCAACGGCTTCCGGGTCAAACTGATCGCCTTCGCCGTCGGCGCCTGCCTGGCCGGCCTCGCCGGCACCGTCCAGGCCCACGTCACCTACACCGTGACCCCCGAGCAGTACCTCTTCGCCAGCTCCACCCCGCCCAACTCCGCCTTCCTGCTCGCCGCGGTGGTCCTCGGCGGCATGGGCACCATCGCCGGACCGCTCATCGGCGCCTCACTGCTCTTCCTGATCCCGAACAAGCTCCAGTTCCTCGGCGACTACCAACTCCTCGCGTTCGGACTGGCGCTCGTCCTCCTCATGCGCTTCCGGCCCGAGGGCCTCATCCCCAACCGCCGCCGCCAGCTGGAATTCCACGACGAGGCCGACGCGCCCGCAGTCCTCAGCAAGACGGGGGCCTGA
- a CDS encoding DUF4184 family protein: MPFTLSHAAGVLPAVRRDGSGRGRLVPAVLLAGSFAPDVTYYAASVVPGAMEFGAVTHSLPGVFTVDVLIAWTLVGLWQLLREPLVALLPRAGQGRVAALLRCGTPPREVASGPALWWYVSAVLGASTHVVWDAFTHPGRWGIHLFPVLGQEFAGAPLYWYLQYGSSAAAAVVIAVFVATALRRMPSGAPAVAARVPALSRADRLLAATVIGGCATAAAVHRAHRWWSYWGASAKPWELIPTVCFGAGTGLVVGLALYTAAVRMWRPAPTAPAASAPEPVRSPSH; encoded by the coding sequence GTGCCGTTCACCCTCAGCCATGCAGCCGGGGTGCTGCCCGCCGTACGCCGGGACGGTTCCGGCCGGGGACGGCTGGTGCCCGCGGTCCTCCTCGCCGGGTCGTTCGCGCCCGATGTGACCTATTACGCGGCGAGCGTGGTGCCCGGGGCGATGGAGTTCGGTGCGGTCACCCACTCCCTCCCCGGGGTGTTCACGGTCGATGTGCTCATCGCCTGGACGCTGGTGGGCCTCTGGCAGTTGCTGCGGGAGCCGCTGGTGGCACTGCTCCCACGGGCGGGGCAGGGGCGGGTGGCGGCGCTGCTGCGCTGCGGCACACCACCGCGCGAGGTCGCGTCGGGTCCGGCCCTGTGGTGGTACGTCTCGGCGGTGCTCGGCGCCTCGACGCATGTGGTGTGGGACGCCTTCACCCATCCCGGCCGCTGGGGCATACACCTGTTCCCGGTGCTGGGACAGGAGTTCGCGGGTGCGCCGCTGTACTGGTACCTGCAGTACGGGAGTTCGGCCGCCGCGGCGGTGGTGATCGCGGTGTTCGTCGCGACGGCGCTGCGGCGGATGCCCTCCGGCGCACCCGCCGTCGCCGCGCGGGTGCCCGCGCTGTCCCGGGCGGACCGCCTGCTGGCGGCCACGGTGATCGGCGGATGCGCGACGGCGGCCGCGGTGCATCGGGCGCACCGGTGGTGGTCCTACTGGGGAGCGTCCGCGAAGCCCTGGGAACTGATACCGACGGTGTGTTTCGGGGCGGGTACGGGCCTTGTCGTGGGACTCGCGCTGTACACGGCCGCCGTCAGGATGTGGCGCCCGGCCCCCACCGCCCCTGCGGCCTCGGCGCCGGAACCGGTCCGGTCACCGTCCCACTGA
- a CDS encoding branched-chain amino acid ABC transporter substrate-binding protein → MRQRSLIAVTAALAAGALTLTACGSRGGDDKGSDSGKGGTVVTIGVDAPLTGGLSAMGLGIKNSADLAAKTANKQNFVKGVTFKVQALDDQIQASVGQQNATKFVADKSVLGVVGPLNSSVAEGMQKVLDDAHLVQVSPANTGPGLTQGADWRNKKVRQYKSYFRTATTDAIQGPFAAQYLYNEAKKKKVFVIDDKKTYGAGLAGTFTEEFKKLGGKVVGTEHINPESKDFSAVATKVKNSGADVVYYGGEYPQAGPLSKQIKAAGAKVPLIGGDGIKDDKFIELAGSDSDGDLSTSVGAPVETLDSAKQFVADYKAAGYKDEYSAYGGYSYDSAWAVIEAVKKVVEDNGGKLPDDARAKVTAAMQNVSFDGVTGKVSFDEFGDATNKQLTVYAVKNGAWESVHSGTFTG, encoded by the coding sequence GTGCGTCAACGTTCACTCATCGCCGTTACCGCAGCACTGGCAGCGGGAGCACTCACCCTCACCGCCTGCGGCTCCCGGGGCGGAGACGACAAGGGTTCGGACTCCGGCAAGGGTGGCACCGTTGTCACCATCGGCGTCGACGCTCCGTTGACCGGCGGCCTGTCCGCCATGGGCCTCGGCATCAAGAACTCCGCCGACCTGGCCGCCAAGACGGCCAACAAGCAGAACTTCGTCAAGGGCGTCACCTTCAAGGTCCAGGCTCTGGACGACCAGATCCAGGCCTCCGTGGGCCAGCAGAACGCCACCAAATTCGTCGCGGACAAGTCCGTACTCGGCGTTGTCGGCCCCCTGAACTCGTCCGTGGCCGAGGGCATGCAGAAGGTCCTCGACGACGCCCACCTCGTCCAGGTCTCCCCCGCCAACACCGGCCCCGGCCTCACCCAGGGCGCAGACTGGCGCAACAAGAAGGTCCGCCAGTACAAGTCGTACTTCCGCACCGCGACCACCGACGCCATCCAGGGCCCGTTCGCCGCGCAGTACCTCTACAACGAGGCCAAGAAGAAGAAGGTCTTCGTCATCGACGACAAGAAGACCTACGGTGCGGGCCTGGCCGGAACCTTCACCGAGGAGTTCAAGAAGCTCGGCGGCAAGGTCGTCGGCACCGAGCACATCAACCCCGAGAGCAAGGACTTCTCCGCGGTCGCCACCAAGGTGAAGAACTCCGGCGCCGACGTCGTCTACTACGGCGGCGAGTACCCGCAGGCCGGCCCGCTCAGCAAGCAGATCAAGGCTGCCGGCGCCAAGGTCCCGCTGATCGGCGGCGACGGCATCAAGGACGACAAGTTCATCGAACTGGCCGGCTCCGACAGCGACGGTGACCTCTCCACCTCCGTCGGCGCGCCCGTCGAGACCCTCGACTCCGCCAAGCAGTTCGTGGCCGACTACAAGGCAGCGGGCTACAAGGACGAGTACTCCGCCTACGGCGGCTACTCCTACGACTCCGCCTGGGCCGTCATCGAGGCCGTCAAGAAGGTCGTCGAGGACAACGGCGGCAAGCTGCCCGACGACGCCCGCGCCAAGGTCACCGCGGCCATGCAAAACGTCTCCTTCGACGGTGTGACCGGCAAGGTCTCCTTCGACGAGTTCGGCGACGCCACCAACAAGCAGCTCACCGTCTACGCCGTCAAGAACGGCGCCTGGGAGTCGGTCCACTCCGGCACCTTCACCGGCTGA